The following coding sequences lie in one Clupea harengus chromosome 23, Ch_v2.0.2, whole genome shotgun sequence genomic window:
- the trim8b gene encoding E3 ubiquitin-protein ligase TRIM8b has translation MMTMAENWKNSFEEELICPICLHVFSEPIQLQCKHNFCRGCINEAWSKDTSVVRCPECNHAYSQKPSLEKNHKLSNIVEKFNAINVEKAPTVLHCILCRRGPPMPAQKVCLRCNAPCCQSHVQTHLQQPSSNPGHLLVEVEDVKAWTCPQHDEYRLYHCETEQVAVCQYCCFSRCAANHGHAMCDIDVRRHDIRQMLMKQQERLDDRSQDIEEQLYKLETDKCLVESKVERLKQEVQLQYQKMQQLLEDDLAKTVAALDKAHARFCQENSAQCLQLRQRQQDAHKLLQTAQALFDKAEDINFMKTTKSVKILMDRSQSCVGTALPPHKVGSLSSKLFLTEISKKEKNLRKMLEVPFSAPAGFLQSVPAYVCGVSSSGVEKRRHSSAFPEGSGSGRDPSSSSSSSSSSSAAKQSFMGPPLPEPHSSQPGAGACGSAQQQGGRGSVGGAGGGGGSQPLHHPGSVFPSSHYPSGGSGGGASSQQAVLPQYGGRKILMCTVDNCYCSGVPSVSGHRSHPPYPRSGSFPWAVSPRDYPPALPPTPSMPVRDWIEASQTHRHPDFYSLYGQASTKHYVTS, from the exons ATGATGACTATGGCGGAAAACTGGAAAAACTCTTTTGAGGAGGAGCTCATCTGCCCTATATGTTTGCACGTATTCTCAGAGCCAATCCAACTACAATGCAAACACAACTTTTGTAGAGGATGCATCAATGAAGCTTGGTCCAAAGATACAAGCGTGGTGCGATGTCCGGAGTGCAACCATGCCTACAGCCAGAAGCCGAGTTTGGAGAAGAACCACAAACTGTCAAATATTGTTGAAAAATTCAATGCTATAAACGTGGAGAAAGCACCCACTGTACTCCACTGCATCCTTTGTCGACGAGGACCTCCAATGCCGGCGCAAAAAGTTTGCCTCCGGTGTAACGCACCTTGCTGCCAGTCGCATGTACAGACACATCTGCAGCAGCCGTCGTCCAATCCCGGTCATCTACTGGTCGAGGTAGAGGATGTGAAGGCTTGGACTTGCCCCCAACACGACGAATACAGACTGTATCACTGCGAAACGGAGCAGGTGGCAGTCTGCCAGTACTGCTGTTTCTCCAGGTGTGCTGCCAATCATGGACACGCCATGTGTGATATTGACGTGAGACGACATGACATCAGG cAAATGTTGATGAAACAGCAGGAGCGTTTGGATGATCGTTCGCAGGACATCGAAGAACAGCTCTACAAACTGGAAACAGACAAGTGTCTGGTGGAG AGCAAGGTGGAGCGTCTAAAGCAGGAGGTGCAGCTGCAGTACCAGAAGATGCAGCAGCTCCTGGAGGACGACCTGGCGAAGACGGTGGCGGCGTTGGACAAGGCCCACGCCCGCTTCTGCCAGGAGAACTCTGCCCAGTGCCTGCAGCTGCGCCAGCGGCAGCAGGACGCCCACAAGCTGCTCCAGACCGCCCAGGCCCTCTTCGACAAAGCCGAAGACATCAACTTCATGAAG aCTACAAAATCAGTGAAGATTCTAATGGACAG GTCGCAGTCATGCGTGGGCACCGCCCTACCTCCCCACAAAGTGGGCAGCCTCAGCTCCAAGCTCTTTCTGACCGAGATCTCCAAGAAGGAGAAGAACCTTCGGAAAATGCTAGAAG tcccCTTCTCTGCTCCTGCTGGTTTCCTGCAGTCGGTGCCAGCGTATGTCTGTGGCGTGAGCAGCTCTGGAGTTGAGAAGCGCAGGCACTCCTCCGCCTTCCCAGAGGGCAGTGGGAGTGGCCGGGacccatcttcctcctcctcgtcctcatctTCCAGCTCTGCTGCCAAACAGTCCTTCATGGGGCCCCCTCTTCCAGAGCCCCACTCCTCTCAGCCCGGGGCTGGGGCCTGTGGGTCTGCCCAGCAGCAGGGCGGCAGGGGCTCGGTCGGGGGTGCCGGCGGCGGCGGAGGCTCGCAGCCCCTCCACCACCCCGGCTCGGTCTTCCCTTCCTCGCACTACCCCagcggtggcagcggtgggGGCGCCAGCTCCCAGCAGGCCGTGCTGCCCCAGTACGGCGGCCGTAAGATCCTCATGTGCACAGTGGACAACTGCTACTGCTCAGGCGTTCCCTCCGTGTCCGGCCACCGCTCCCACCCGCCTTACCCGCGCTCTGGAAGCTTCCCCTGGGCCGTGAGCCCGCGTGACTACCCCCCggccctgccccccaccccctcgaTGCCCGTGCGCGATTGGATTGAAGCTTCCCAGACGCACCGCCACCCTGACTTCTACAGCCTCTACGGACAGGCCTCCACCAAGCACTATGTCACCAGCTAA